From the genome of Nicotiana tabacum cultivar K326 chromosome 2, ASM71507v2, whole genome shotgun sequence:
atcattttttttttttacttcttgtGATCTGGACAGAAATATAGTACTAGTAAACTATATTTCTAGTGATATATGAAATGAGGGAGGATACCAACATAAAATAATTAGAACTGGGCCTAAGCGGAGGTTAGGGAAGGCGGTCGTTAAAACGGCAAAACTGAATCACAACGTACATTCAAACCCAGCAAAAAAAGGAACCATCTCTTCATTCAGTTCAATttcaaaaaaagtgaaaaatattttccctctttATCTGACTCCAATACTTTCAGAAAGAGTCATCATATCCAAAATGCCACCTTCAAAAAAATTGAATGGAGAGAGTTATGAAGGAGGAGAAGATTATGGAAATCAAACTTCAGAACGACGAATAATAGGAAAGCAAGAAAATCCAGAAACTGAAGAACAAGTTGATATTGGTAATCAAGAATTAagcaaagaggaagaagaagtacTAAGTTCTGAAATTGAGAATTTATACTTTTCTCCAACTTCATCACCTATCTCTTCTCCTCCACATCCCCAGTTATTCCGTCAATTCTTGGAGAAGGAAAAAGATTTTGTCCAGTATCTGAACTGTACGAGTTAAAGGCTATGAAGCGAAGCATATCTTCAAAAACTGAAGAAGAAAATGGAAATCTAGAATGCatagaggaagaagaaaaagaagagctAAAAGCAAGAAGCAAAGGAAAACGTCCCATGTCTGAATTATATGAATGGAAGCCAGTGGTGcctaaattttccaatcttgaaGGAGGAGGACCGTCCAATTATGAAGATTACTTAAATGATGATGACTATGATTATGATCAGGATTTGGCAATTTTGAAGTCTCTTTATCATTACTACTTTAATCATGGAGTCATTCCACATCCTTCATCTGAGGAACTAATTAATTACATTGAGGCTTCAATCCCCAACTTGAAAATTCGTGGCCAGTGTTTGGTGAATAAGATCCTAATGTTAAAGCGCAACTTCTTAACAATTTGGGAAAGGGCCggatatttgtaacgacccggccggtcgttttgagaatttaagtctcgttcggcggcataaggccctgagcagcttcgtattatgtgcctTGACTTGCGAGCGTGGTTGATTTCAGTTATcagatgattcggagtgatttgggatacttagtccctaaaacggaagcttaagccttaggattttgatcgtagtcggaactatgtgaagacgactccggaatggagttttgtctgTTCCAttagttccgttgggtgattttggaattaagagcatgtccggactgtaaatctgaggtttgtagctgatttaggcttgaaatggcgaaagtcaaatttttggagatttggaccggaagtggactttttgatatcggggtcggaatgcgattccgagagttggaacagctccgttatgttatttgggacttgcctacaAAATTGGAcgtcgggttgatttgataggtttcagcacgagttttaaaagttgaaagatttaaaatttataagttcgattcatggtgcgatgcaTAGTTTCATAGGTAGTTGATGAGAtttgagggatcgactaagttcgtatggtattttaggattggttggtatgtttggttgaggtcccgggggcttctggtgagtttcgggtgcttaacggattaaaagtttgaattgtgttactgctaagtcttcaggcttttggtattttcgcacctCCGGTGAAGAGACCGCATGTACGGGAgcgcacgtgcggagaggcaagcgcagaagctgaaaagtggaggagtgccaggggtcgcaggtgcgaggaaaattctgcatctgcgaaatttgaggtgcatgtgcgagaagagctggacttgACAGTCTCCGCATGTGCGGAGAAATTGTGCGCATCAGCGGCtttgcagaagcggattttggcgcgcagaagcgagaggaagcgcaggtgcggtttggaCGTGCGCACATGCGTcgcgcagatgcggctaattatACGCAGGTGCAgtcacgcctgggcagaaaagagaaattcgaggatttggtttcattcttcgtttttggacttgagagctcgaattttggcgatttttcaagggattttcagaggaagcctTGGGGTAatattcctaactcgtttttggttgtattccattaatctatagttgttttctccatttagtttcggatttttggggttgaaattgggaaaaattgaaagaacttcttcaataaggATTTCGCATTTTGAAAGGGGATTTAtggtcggatttgaataattcttaaatggttggactcgtgagtaaatgggtgttcatattttgtgatttttacccgattcagCGACGTAGGCTCGGGTCGACCTTTTAGggcaaatttcagaatttttgttaaaatattgatttcattaattggataagtctattatcattgtattcatgatatgcaattgtgtttggttagatttggaccattcggagTCAGATAATtgaggaaaaggcattcttacggactgtttgagcttggttcgaggtaagtatcttgcttaaccttgtgtgggggattttccccttaggatttgagtcttctatgttgactgtatcccgtgtgcacgaggtgacgagtgcgtgcacggACTTATTTgtagaaagttggccttttagggttcttaggtccttgtattcattgaatatgcagttatttttgttatgattatatatcttaattactagattcacatctacctgcttaattagaataaaTTGCTTAATGATCCACTAATATAGTTACTTGATTCATAAGTGCCTtaattgaaactgttatctcttttatagccatgctatcttttcataactgcttatctttatttggaatttatattatttcatcctataTATTATTCAGTCTTAATTAAGGTTATGCTTATTTTTTCGAtgttatccttaattgaattattgAATATCCATCAtaatttcctcaaccttaaaagaagtagatatcttatatcttagtcgacttgttttatttggcattattggattcgtgttagcttccctgttgttgaagtgtATATTGTGAGATTCGTTGCTACACATTAGTTTTCCCTTTGTTGAGATGTTCGctttacgcctagcatttcaGACTCTAGTTATTCCTTGTGATTTGGTCCCACATTTTTTCCTGcgatttaaaagttcttgagttgatttacttatcgtactttgtattattgccattgttgttgttgtatttgttgtggtgatgcacgagatttctgtcgtatggttgttattattgtgatgcacgaggtttctgccatgcggttgttgttatggggttgcacgaggtttctgccgtgctattgttactattgatatttgcacatgcggcgtgacaatgtgggatatatatatatatatatatatatatatatatatatatatatatatatgtgtgtgtgtgtgtgtgtgtgtgtgtgtatgggttgcgcatgtggcgagacaaggtgaaaacattattatgcacgtgtggcgagacaaggtgggcatttatattactattgcacacgtggcgagacaaggtgggatgcgttagggattgatttgtgatgatttatggcataggggcattcttgttgttgatatttttgtaGTGGTGTACGTAtatgtgtgagctttatcttgtgaaagttgtgagaaaatattctacgtgttgtccgttcttcttcttccttatgcttatttgctggtatggactatgttaggacacttgcacaagcatacacgtagttaagcactcttatcggataagaggtgttcttgatattgttgagcatagatactcacccttgtttacttgtcttttatgtgagaatggctctattggcacgtgagtcgtcagtgtggttatgaggtgttatgagggcacaggatgccaagtgttagggttcaagtATTGAGGCCCGTGAGTTAtgaattgtccgaggttcggtacctcgtagagttgttgactaaaacctgatgtgaaaacggttgtaattactgagttattacttgtccttgctgtattcgtgattccagatttaggttgtgttccatttactttgtctgcgtcattttcatgatattccgctgatacttgttgttttcttACTTTAATGCCATTATTGTATTGTGAGCCACagtgcatagtctttatgtagacatcatatttctgttattcatgtacttatatctgttcagtttattagaccagtgggtgtcttgactgttcctcatcactactccaccgaggttagtcttgatacttactggacaccgctgtggtgtgctcatgctactcttctgcacatttttgtgcagatccaggtacttgttcgttagctagctgtgtggactattgctgtggagactcaaggtaaacctgttgctgcgttcgcaggcttcagagtcaccttcctgtttttgttttgcactatttattcttatttctggacagttgtatttagaagttttctagcaaacactctgtagagcttatgacttgtactacctgttttggaaattttaagagattctatttaaataatgttgttgttttaatcattgttaggtttacctagtccctaagactaggtgccatcacgatacccaacggaggaaaaattggatcgtgacaatattATTACCCGGAAATAACCCACCCTGTTTATGCAGAAATTTTCCACTTTTCTATGGGATTATGGGGTAATTACGAAGACTATTATTATCAGGTTGTAGTTGGCGATTGTGATCTATATCGGGACAGTGATGTAAACATGGAAATCAAAGAGCAAGATGTAACTGATGATAACTTGAGAAAGTGGAGCTAGTGATTCATTTCTGATATTCAAGGTCGAATTGAAGTGATCTTCATAtgaacatttttagaattttttgttAGAGCACTACGTAATCAGTTACGTTTCCTTTTTAGTTTTACTGAACTGAAACTAGTTATTACATGTATAGCTTCCCTTTTTAGGGTAAATGGATTTGGAAGTTGGTGTGTAATATGCTACGGAGAATTTAAAGTAGATAATTAATCAGATCATAATGAAGTAGTTCTCTTGCATTTTTCAGCTCACTTGAAGATTATTGTGGGATCAGAGATCATGTAAGATTGTTTTGATATGAAATTGTATCCTTTTCCATTTAAGTTTGATATCTTCTTTTCAACTTACAGAATCAGAGATGTTAAATCCTTTCAAGGAAGGTACAAAAATACGATGGATGGCACTATTTAAGACGTACAAACATATAGTGCAGATGGTGCTGTTATTACATGCTGCTAAGAATAAGGTGTTTCCCATATTTGCCACTGTTTAGACTGGCAGAAAGTTCAATCGTAGTGCCATACATAAAACACCTTCCCCACTATTTAAACTTTTTAAATGTTCTCAAATGTCAGAAACCTGTAGTCAtcgcaaattgaagaaaagaaaaactctaATTTTATCGTGAACATGAATATCAATTCTTGCTTCACATTTTACAACTTTTCTTATATGAGCGATTTTGGGACGAATATATATGCACTCCCTAAGTTGAACAAGTAGGCAGTGCACATAGTTTTaccagaaaatacttttttaagAATGAATGCTCCTGAATACTCTTACCTGTCGACATAACTATGTAAATTGAAAACGGAGGTCTAACAGGTACAAATTTCTATCTGCATGATCTTAACTAGTTCAACAAGATACGATTATACCAGTACGTACAAATATAAATCTATTCGGTAGGAATGAACTTGTTGCAATACAAACACATGGCGGCAATTCCATGGTATATTCGGTGTTTCGGTAATTGTGTGTGTTTACCAAGAAATCTTTGCTTAGTCTATTTTCTGAAGGAAGACAGATTTAATCTAACAGAGATGAGAATTACCTTGAAGAATACACAGCTACATGTTTTCAACTGGAAACTTAAGTGAAGAAATGGGCTCCGATTCCCACTTTGACCACGGGATCTAAATGGAGAAAACAGCAGCAGTTGATACTTTAATAATGTACCTGATTTTTACCTTTGTTCATAGCAATCATCGACCTAGGAAGTCTTACGAATTCACGAGGCTGCTATACTTGAGAGAAAAGCTCATATAATCCAAGAAAGTAGGCAAAAGGTGAAAGCTAAAAGATATTAATCCTATGTAATGTAGACGAAACTGGTTAACTACTAAACTTAAGTGGTAAAACTGCTTATAGAGATAAAACCAGAGACATGCAACACTGATTTTCGTTCTCTGAGTTAATTGTAAGTATTCCGCTATACCATCAGGGAAAGGATCCTAAGAGGAAACTGGTTAAATTATTGAGCTTCAAACGGTAAAACTTCCAGAGAATAAGCCTATAATCAAATCCAAGATCAATCACCATTATTTTGCAAAATCATCACAGCAATTATGCACAACCATAGTTTCTTTTGATGAACAAAGGAAACCCAAGAATATGTCTAATTAACTATGAATAGTATCTAGAGTAGTACATACTATTAACATTCATAAACAGTATCAGGGCATGAAAGTGTCTTGATCCATCACTATTAACATTCTCACGTCAGATTCAGATGACATTCTCTAAATTTCACTTTTCACTTAACATTCATAAACAGTATCAGGGCATGAAAGTGTCTTGATCCATCACTAGCGCATCTATGTTTCTTCCCAATATAAGCACGAAACAAGGAAGAAGACATTACAAGCAAATATGATGGAAGAATCAATTAAAGCATAAAAGAAGAAATAGCACTTTAAAATTGCAGAAGATTGAACATAAAAGCACCGTGCCTGTTATATGCAGGAAGACGAATCTGCTCCCATAAACCAACACCCATCAAGGAATTAGGAGAGGGTTCTGAAACTAAAAGAATAAACAGGTAAATAAATAATCATCTAACCATATAGATATATAGTTAAAAAAACAGTTCAGTAACAGAGATAATAAATATGCATGCCTAATAGACATGCTCGTCAACAATAGAAAAGATGGAAAACTGAATCTAATCATGCAAAGGATACTACAACCCTCAAAACTGAATCTAATCATGCAAAGGATACTACAACCCTCAAAACTGAATCTAATCATGCATAGGATACTACAACCCTCAAAATACTAAAGTGAAATCTATAAAACTCCTCATGCACGTCACTAAGAGACAAAACCTCATTAGGTGAGACATCATGAAAATTAACTCATTTATTCCATAAAACATTGAACACAATCAGCTACCTAATAAATGAACTTGAAAGTGATAGAAGTATAAGTTAACACATGCTTCATAAAAAACTATTCATCATCTACTATCTAATGTATAATATGGAAGGATCGACACATTCAGGTATCAAATTCTCATCAGCAATAAGTCAGTGTTAATTAGTATTCAGGATTCACAACATAGGATCAAACTACAACCAAGGAAAGATAAGCAAATAAAAACAAACGACCAAGCCTACAAGCTAAAAAAGAACACCATAGAGGAAGAAACTAAAACAGGTATGCACTTTTGAGAAGTGAACATCCCAGAAATGAAATGATTTCACAGCCACGTAAATATCAGATACCATTAACCCTGCAAGAATGCCATAATTCCAAGTGGGCATGTGACCATTACCTGTTCTGTGTTCACCTGGCACAACAAACCATCATTTCCATATCAGGGAATGGTGTCCACTGTTTCAATCATCAGATATGAGATGTAGAATTATTGATTAGAAACAAGATCAAAAACAGATCTTTCAGACTTCACTTTTCAAGTGTGAcaaccaaacaacaaatcacTCAACTCAATTACAAGCACAAGAATACACATCCCTAATACAGATAGTTAAGGCTGTAGACACAGGATTGCCATCTTTAGAGGCTATCTACAGATTATTATCATCAGGAAAGGAAGATGTTCAAATAGGTCAGAATATAAAACTAGCAAGAACTAAATACTACTTCTTTTCCCTCGACAAAAATCCTTAGTATTTCTTTTACATTCAAAGAGATCAGAGGTACACATGTAATcttccaaaatgtcaaacatAAAAAACTCAGCCAAAATGTACATCCACAAAcacaaatcaaataaaatcaggAAACAACAGAACAAGACAATCACAAATCAATTTTAACATACTTTAAAAGGTAACAGGTTCTAGTAAATTGTACGAGAAACAGCTACATTGACTAAATAGTATATGAGAGACAGCTTTCTTGGCTAAATCATTGAATAATATGGATATCTATCAATACAAGGAAATACTGAAACAGAAAGAATTCAAAGATCGAAAATGATGTTCTCATTCATCCCTTAATTTGTATTCACACGCTAACATAAACCCTGACAACTAGCAGAACTAAGGAAATAATATTCCACATTTGGGGGTAGGGGTTTAATTTCATGATCTAAATCTCTCTATGGACTAACAAAAACATCATACAGCTCTCAATTCCAAATTGGCCATCTATCTAATCCTCATCAGCAGAGGGCTTTGAGGAGCCACCAGCCTTCTTAGGCAGCAAAAGGTTGTGAATGTTGGGCATAACACCACCATTAGCAATTGTCACATCTCCAAGCAACTTGCTCAATTCCTCATCGTTCCTCACAGCCAACTGAATATGCCTTGGTACAATTCTCGTCTTCTTGTTATCCCTCGCCGCATTTCCAGCCAATTCAAGTACCTATAACAATCACGTACAATCAGCTGTGATACAAAATTGAGTAATTCACAAACCCTAGAAAACCCTTAAAGTTTGAGATATATCAACAAAAAAATGGAGAGAGAGAAACAACGGAATTTACCTCAGCTGCAAGGTACTCAAGGACGGCAGCAAGGTAAACGGGAGCTCCGGCGCCGACACGCTCGGCGTACTTGCCGGCTTTCAGGAAACGGGCGATACGACCAACGGGGAATTGGAGACCGGCTTTGCTACTACGGGACGTAGCTTTCTTTGCAGCACCGGAACCTAGGGTTTTTCCTCTACCAGCCATTATACTATTTTGTTACTGTAAAACAACAAATTTTGCTTTGTGCTTGAAagaattgaattgaattgaattgCTCTGTGTGTGCGAGGGTGAAGCGGTCCGGTTTTGGTATTTTATACCCAGAGGGGTTTAAACTCAGCCAATGAGAGTGGATCACGCGGATCGATCTTGTATGCCGTTGGATGAAAGTCCATATCAACGGTGAGATAAGGATGCTGATGCCTTTAACCGCTTCAGTGATTATGAGTTTTGGACTGGTCTACGAGGGGAAAGCATTTGGCAAATTTACACctaattttattttacatttagttttttattttctaCCTTTATTACCAGAAGTCTCATTTTAAAAGATAAAGCGCCCATGTCAAAGACGACTCAATACTAAAACTCGATTTGCCTTCATTACTAATTCAACTTATTTTACTAGACATAAATGTAATATGTATAATAATTCGTGCATTAAGTAACTACAGTATTTAGATTTTAGGTCTGTGCTCAGTCGCAAAATATTGAAGAATAAAAGAGTGAGACTATATATGTTTTggagaacaaaaatgtattcgaTCTTTTATACATTTAATTTTCAAACGAAGTTCTTTACGAAAATTCACATTTTGCGCACATTAGTGCATgaataataagaaaatatttcAGAGATGAGGAACACTTCACGAACTCATGAACGTAAAAATAGTACTGTGAATGATAAGTGATAACCCACACGGAAGACAAAGAAAGCATAAGTTTCATTCTATACCTGTATTACATTTGAATTGAACAGAAATTTTGAGGTTTCTCGTCAAACCTATGTATGTTAGCATAACTTAATTAATGATCACAGATCAAATAGTCAATTTCACACCAATTTGGAAATTGTTGTGATTTACTCTTTCAATCATTCCTCCAAAACATAGCAAAAATGGGGGCGCCTGTTTTAGAAGATAAATTAGTTAGGTTCCTGTTTatacgatccaaaatccaactagtcgtgaaggcacataacccaacccgctaggtaagccaattaacaataaaccaccatataacgataatgataagagtcaaaaatgaaataactgaattttatacaattcccaaaggaccggtagtacaaatcatgagctctaagacttagagtttacaaaactggtatgaaataaatacatcatatgtttgaaatgtacataaacagatttttataaatctaaagctaccatgaacaagagacgGCTACAACCAGAACGGAGGTACATCTTCAACGCCATCTCCCGCCATACATAGCAatatcaactccaaaatctgcacgcaaggtatagaagtgtagtatgagtacaaccgaccacatgtactcaataagtaacaaacctaacattaggttaaaagcagtgacgagcttggacagcggtcagagtccaacaccaacagccaagaacaactcgtaacaatataatgaaaacgAAACAAGTAATACTCAAAGATATGAAACTCAGCTCGTTCAtagttacggaaaataggcatgcttt
Proteins encoded in this window:
- the LOC107831487 gene encoding histone H2A.6-like, translated to MAGRGKTLGSGAAKKATSRSSKAGLQFPVGRIARFLKAGKYAERVGAGAPVYLAAVLEYLAAEVLELAGNAARDNKKTRIVPRHIQLAVRNDEELSKLLGDVTIANGGVMPNIHNLLLPKKAGGSSKPSADED